One Colias croceus chromosome 7, ilColCroc2.1 genomic window carries:
- the LOC123693068 gene encoding uncharacterized protein LOC123693068 isoform X1, translated as MSARNYLSAREKSNIRGDCLPYINHQKFARRSEVPVLSANEYNLVNRNLIYSYNHHFAGDSLERSGTPFSDFFSESETGTPDFQSEESDSSAGSVLKRNTAEATKTLADEWDRIERTLYDEDGEKCMRPQIIEECKQWQQLHPQLRVIGKGLPTPDRRLHYRQIEHEEIIAMHYSDYEQFSESEERQSQSSTDVTPTNSPRASLEDMHNTKLSREKTSYSTYGPDIDVSDTFSSLLHITPIQIRSPSHKKKQSQSILRSDIASSKWMKTHRPDSSINFGRNSAKSYISLDTKNLCNLNSVEQKKNNNRVFTARLRDMSHLQPLNSPDIQHGISKYQNGMQPQYNIRKVSLPPLLLEEEKKKVSFGSAKKQTKYRKNNKMHHFDKYKHS; from the exons atgtctGCCCGAAATTATTTGTCTGCACGAGAGAAAAGTAACATTAGAGGAGATTGTTTACCGTATATTAACCATCAAAAATTTGCTCGTCGTTCAGAGGTGCCTGTGCTCTCTGCAAATGaatacaatttggtaaacagaaatttaatttattcgtacAATCATCATTTTGCTGGAGATAGTTTAGAGCGGTCAGGCACCCCTTTTTCAGATTTCTTCTCTGAGAGCGAAACTG gAACTCCAGACTTTCAAAGTGAAGAGAGTGACAGTAGTGCAGGGTCGGTGTTGAAAAGAAATACAGCGGAAGCGACGAAAACATTAGCAGACGAGTGGGACCGAATAGAGAGAACGCTCTACGATGAGGACGGGGAAAAGTGCATGCGCCCTCAGATCATTGAGGAGTGCAAACAGTGGCAACAGTTGCATCCACAACTTAG GGTCATTGGCAAAGGTCTGCCAACACCAGACAGAAGACTGCATTATAGACAAATTGAGCATGAGGAGATCATTGCAATGCATTACAGTGACTATGAACAGTTCAGTGAAAGTGAGGAACGGCAATCACAGAGCAGCACAGACGTCACACCAACCAATTCTCCCAGAGCCTCTCTTGAAGACATGCACAATACAAAACTTTCAAGGGAGAAAACATCTTACAGCACATATGGACCAGATATTGATGTTTCAGACACATTTAGCTCCCTCTTACACATCACCCCCATACAAATCAGAAGTCCTTCACATAAGAAGAAACAGAGTCAGTCTATTCTTAGATCAGACATAGCTTCATCCAAATGGATGAAGACTCATCGGCCAGATTCATCTATTAACTTTGGAAGGAACAGTGCAAAGTCATATATTTCGTTGGATACAAAGAATTTGTGTAATCTAAACTCAGTGGAACAGAAGAAAAACAACAACAGGGTCTTTACAGCAAGGTTAAGGGATATGTCTCACTTACAGCCTTTAAATTCTCCCGACATTCAACATggaatatcaaaatatcaaaatggAATGCAGCCAcagtataatataagaaaagtATCATTACCTCCTTTATTATTAGaagaagagaaaaaaaaagttagtTTTGGATCTGCCAAGAAACAAACTAAATATCGAAAGAACAATAAAATGCAtcattttgataaatataagCACTCTTAA
- the LOC123693068 gene encoding uncharacterized protein LOC123693068 isoform X2, producing the protein MSARNYLSAREKSNIRGDCLPYINHQKFARRSEVPVLSANEYNLVNRNLIYSYNHHFAGDSLERSGTPFSDFFSESETDFQSEESDSSAGSVLKRNTAEATKTLADEWDRIERTLYDEDGEKCMRPQIIEECKQWQQLHPQLRVIGKGLPTPDRRLHYRQIEHEEIIAMHYSDYEQFSESEERQSQSSTDVTPTNSPRASLEDMHNTKLSREKTSYSTYGPDIDVSDTFSSLLHITPIQIRSPSHKKKQSQSILRSDIASSKWMKTHRPDSSINFGRNSAKSYISLDTKNLCNLNSVEQKKNNNRVFTARLRDMSHLQPLNSPDIQHGISKYQNGMQPQYNIRKVSLPPLLLEEEKKKVSFGSAKKQTKYRKNNKMHHFDKYKHS; encoded by the exons atgtctGCCCGAAATTATTTGTCTGCACGAGAGAAAAGTAACATTAGAGGAGATTGTTTACCGTATATTAACCATCAAAAATTTGCTCGTCGTTCAGAGGTGCCTGTGCTCTCTGCAAATGaatacaatttggtaaacagaaatttaatttattcgtacAATCATCATTTTGCTGGAGATAGTTTAGAGCGGTCAGGCACCCCTTTTTCAGATTTCTTCTCTGAGAGCGAAACTG ACTTTCAAAGTGAAGAGAGTGACAGTAGTGCAGGGTCGGTGTTGAAAAGAAATACAGCGGAAGCGACGAAAACATTAGCAGACGAGTGGGACCGAATAGAGAGAACGCTCTACGATGAGGACGGGGAAAAGTGCATGCGCCCTCAGATCATTGAGGAGTGCAAACAGTGGCAACAGTTGCATCCACAACTTAG GGTCATTGGCAAAGGTCTGCCAACACCAGACAGAAGACTGCATTATAGACAAATTGAGCATGAGGAGATCATTGCAATGCATTACAGTGACTATGAACAGTTCAGTGAAAGTGAGGAACGGCAATCACAGAGCAGCACAGACGTCACACCAACCAATTCTCCCAGAGCCTCTCTTGAAGACATGCACAATACAAAACTTTCAAGGGAGAAAACATCTTACAGCACATATGGACCAGATATTGATGTTTCAGACACATTTAGCTCCCTCTTACACATCACCCCCATACAAATCAGAAGTCCTTCACATAAGAAGAAACAGAGTCAGTCTATTCTTAGATCAGACATAGCTTCATCCAAATGGATGAAGACTCATCGGCCAGATTCATCTATTAACTTTGGAAGGAACAGTGCAAAGTCATATATTTCGTTGGATACAAAGAATTTGTGTAATCTAAACTCAGTGGAACAGAAGAAAAACAACAACAGGGTCTTTACAGCAAGGTTAAGGGATATGTCTCACTTACAGCCTTTAAATTCTCCCGACATTCAACATggaatatcaaaatatcaaaatggAATGCAGCCAcagtataatataagaaaagtATCATTACCTCCTTTATTATTAGaagaagagaaaaaaaaagttagtTTTGGATCTGCCAAGAAACAAACTAAATATCGAAAGAACAATAAAATGCAtcattttgataaatataagCACTCTTAA